Genomic window (Musa acuminata AAA Group cultivar baxijiao chromosome BXJ1-9, Cavendish_Baxijiao_AAA, whole genome shotgun sequence):
gctcgcgggagtcgcgagcagtgggaaggctcgcgggaggcgcgagcagctggagggctcgctggaggcgcgagcagcgggaggcgcgagcagcgacagcgacgagcagcagcagcgggagcaggagcgacgagcaacgaGATCGGGAGCGACATCGGCAacaggttagggttgggtaagggttagggttgggtaagggttatatcgatttagttggttcgattgaaccaactaacaaccgaaccaggatcgAACCGGACATAAAATCCTGGTTcagtcacttggtttacccaagcactcgcccgaagcacccagcgcctgggctcgggcgagcgcctaggcagcACCTGTTTGAAGCacaccgcctgggacattagcgaggcgctcgagcctcgcctcgcctcgcccgagcgcctaggcgagcgctcgaGCACCTCTTTCAATCACTGAGTGATGATATATAGCCCATGAAAAGCATGGAACACCATTCATTTACCGAGACTTCGTTTTTGGGCTTTAGTTGCTTCTTTTCATCTCTCATGGGCAAAAAACATATTTGAGGTTATGTGAATAGAAATGTCAGGTCTACACTTCATAATGAGAGAACTTAATATTTAGCTCAATTGGCTTATAAGTGACAAAAGTTATGAAAATAGAGACAGATAGAATAGACATCATCATTTAATCGATCCTGCAATAATGATCTCTTTGTAGCTTCATCAAGTCCAGTAATGCAAGCTCATGAATCAGAGTTCCTTGTTTGATTGCCCAGTGATTTGTTTAACATTTTGATCGAATTGGGTTGTATTCAGAAAAGTCAAAAATAGAGAAAAGTGAGAAGCTTGACTTGGATTTGTGGAACTTTACTACTGTTGGAAATTTTAGAGAAGTGGGATGGGAAGGTGGTGAAGGCAAAGATTCACATGCTAGTGGAGAGGAAGGAGATGTTGACAAGGCCATGAATTAAGAAATGCAAAGCCGGTGCAATTGGTTGGTGGATGGCAGCATAGAGCTGGTTATGGTGGAGGCAGCAAAAAAGGCATTGGCGGAACAACTATGGTTGGTAGTAAGAAAGAGGGAAGAGAAAATGAAACAATGACATGGAGAAGAATTCCTTATAAGATAAGAGTTGAGTACTAGCATCGAATTGACATGGACTTAGCTAAAATTGTGAAGTCGTGAGGCACCTTTATGATATCCGTCTATAAAAGGTCAGCCTAAGTGTAACCTCGCATAGGTCTTAAGAGACCTGTAAATAATATACAAGTTGGTTAGTTTCAAAGACGAGGTCACAACGTCTCGCTCAAAAACACAGCACTCAAgcaattcaacaaacacttgaaATGCAAGGTGAAAACAAAGACTTTGGAAGAGAAAAAGACAGCCACAAGCCCACAAATGACCGCTCACCCAGGTATTGAGGTGTTGGGCAAGTCTATGCACACTTTGCATATAAACTTGTGAATCTAAATAAGGCTCGATACTACTCTAAAGCCCCATCCAGCTCAGTACCACTCAGGGTTCCAACAactaagatggctgacattttacaCCGGATAGTAGGCTTGAGAAATCATGTCCGGACATATGAAAACAAGACAGTTTTGGCCCAGTTTTCCCATGTTCGATAAGTGGTCACTGTGCAACCTTGCAAACTACCTAGGCTTACAAAAACCAAAGAGAAACACACAGAATCTAAGTAAAACATATTGTCAAACAATTGTACAAGCAAACATAAGCGATGAATGGTATGTTGACAAAGGTATTGCAAGCATGCGATGGccatctgtgacattctcccccacttaatctaTCAACGAAGGCTAGTAGGCTTTGACGATTTTTTCTTCATGTCGCAACGTATCTTCTagctcccaactggcttttgAGAATCTTTCACCACTTCATTAAATACTCGATCTGCTTCACTACAGTGCTGTATCTTGAGAcctgctaaaatggtttcaactcactttTCATAAGACACTTAGGTGGAGGGTAGTCAAATTTAACATTTCTAAAAGCATCTTACGGATTTGAATAGTAGGCTTTTAAAATACACGCATGGaatacattgtgaattttgaaccatgtcGAAAGCTGCAACTTGTCGAGTACTACTACACAATCCGGTTTGACGAAGTTGTTTGAACTTCCGATGGGCGACGAACTTAATATCCTTAGACAAGAACTGAGTTCAAAACtcacgcttcaagtcctcccatgtgtccacccgACATTGCCCGTATTGGATTTCTTCCCATTGGGTGTGCCACCAGATTTTGACATCCGCATTCAAATATATGGTCGTGATCAACACGTTGGTCTCTTCAAAATCAAGCCTCGTTGCCCGAAAGTACTACTCCATGTCGAATAAAACTTTTTGAGTTCCTTTGCATCCCTAGCACCCCATAGCAGTGCAGCTCGGATGCCTTCAAATTTTGTGATGAAGCAACATAGGTATTGCCCCCGCCCACAAGTAAAGCTCTCTTGAACCCTATAATTATTGCAGTGAGATCAGCCACTACTTATTGTAGATGCTGCATTGATTCCTTGGTGTGAATAATAAGTCAATCGACTTGGGACTCCATCATGTCAACTCGAGATTCCACCTCTTGCAAGTCTTCTATCCTAAAAAGTCATCACTAGCCTTGGTAGACTTCCTCTAAGCTTGTTTCAACGACATAGAGGCAAGTTTCCTCATTGCaaacattttcttcttctttttttgctttCCCATAATCAGCATTTCGGATTGCATTTCCTCCACTCATGGAGAATTGCCAACTTCTTACTCACCATTCTGACTATGACACTCCTCTTGAGCAGCTCTAGCAGCTTGAGAATGAGTTTGCACTTGCGACCCTATTGAGACCACTTGAGACAGCTACCTCCTTAAAGcactcttgcttgattcgccacccaAAAGCATTCTAGGGGCTAAAATAGTTGATGTTTTGTACCACACTATAGGCTTAAGAAATCAAGCCACAACATGAAAAAAGGGGAAGTTTTAGCCTAGTTTTCACTTGTTCCGGGAGCAATTGGTGTGCAACCTTACGATCTGTCTAGGCTTACAAAAACAAGGAAAAACACAAAAACTAAGCAAACCACAATGATAAACAATAGCACAAGCAAACATAAGTAACGTTAATCAAGGTGTTGTGGGCGCGCGATGATCATCAATAATAGAGTGGTAGACTTATCATTCTGTACAGCTCTATCTCAGTAACAATAAGCGAACAACCCGGTATGCCTAATAACATTAGCCCACTAGATGGCACGCTCAATGTTGAACCAGATAAAGCAAAATTGCTCGGCCCACAAACACTTATGAAGCCAATATATATTTTTGTCTAAAAGTTATATAATTGTGATCTCATAATCAAGGATCTAAATCTCGAACCAATACCAAGTTGGTAATGGGTCAAACTAGTACAGTGCCAATAAACTAGAGGGTATATCGGCTTGTACCCTCTagtaacaaagaaaaagaataacaGTATATAAATATCAATCAGTAGTGACATAGATGGTATGTTATCAAACCATGGTCGAATTGATAATTATTGATCAATGTGTAACTTCACATCGTCAATGTTGATCACAAGCCCGGATGGAAAAGGCAAAGGGTTGCTTTAGGTCATTGACAACCAACATAAAACTACATCAGATCTCATGAACATGGATGTTATCCAATTTCAATATATGGCTACGTCGTCACTAAAAACCGACATAAGACACCCCTGCCATCTAGGTATCTTGAATCGCAAACAGTAAGCTAGGAGGTTGCTCAAAAATGGCTTATCACATCGGCACCCGAATGTGGTGCAAAGTAGGCAAGGGTTCTCATTGTTTTGGACCAATGCGAGTAAAGAAGTTAATCCAAGAATAGAGAATTAGGTCAATAACTttgaatataggaacaatttcagAAATGGGAGTCGAATTGATAGGCATTGATCAGTAGAAGAATAAACATTATTTTCTTACAAAAGATCAAGTAGGTTGGAGAAAATTCTAGAGATATTGGTAGTATTTGATTTAAAATTTGGTATACCAAAATAGTTAAATATGGAAATGTTGTACGAATTGTTGATCTGAAGAACATTATTGTTGATGTGAAAAGATTTgaagattttaaaaattaaaacttgTCTTGGGAGAAAAGTTTTTGAATGTTATAAGTGCTTAACCCGATCAAGTTGGACCAACTGATTAAACTAAAAAAGAATGTAAAGAAAACTTATGGTGAATTTAAAGGGATGAAGGGGTGGTATGATTTTAGAATTTGTTACTTCataaaatctcataattataaatattcaCTTTAAGAAGAGAGATGAATATTTGATTACTTATAATAGTTGTCATAACCAAGGTTCGccgaaccgtaccgtaccagcgttTCGACGCCGgcttggtacggtatggtacggcgtaccgagcggtataccgaggtgtaccgctcggtacacttaatttcaccgatttatccctccgaaaatacctgaaaattaaaaaaaaagttaggatagagttttcaagttacaaataaatatagtaatagtataagtttaacaaaatcaatgtaaattagataaaaatagcatcatatatctttttcgggctttgaggtagtcttgttcgaggttcgtatttcagctcgttatagattgaaatatctatagaaaaatcagttgaattgttagactactttgttacaatataaactctaaaattcaaatgaattaaataatcatatatctagatatacctgattgttaattctaccaccaaaacgaacgacgagcctccacgggtggtggatcggggtcctcgatccgatacatatcaatatgatacgtttgttggacccaatcatgaaattgatcccatgacatagtgtattgatacaccgtatggcattgatgcatcaatgtggtactgatcgtagattgatcgtcataaatcatatttgtccgaggcagctcttgaggcatatattggtgttgttctgtatcatgctgttgctcagagaaggatgaccaactatcaccatactgttgttgcccatatgattcttcataatacgatggctgtgaatacgatgagtctctttctgtgtctatatcatgtatgctctgtcgcatttgttcatattcatccactgccttccccttccccttctcctttcccttccgcgcataaacttgaccagtaccttgtcgagttccatgatctgaatcttgagtggcatgtgtaaaatattgctcctcaatccattcaccaccctcaagttgtgcagacgagaccaacgactgcccggtatcaccgccatcatctattgaggcactgctgtccgtgttgctgtcatgtctctggaccgaacgagaaagagaatgtgattgtgaaggtgtctcgtcgcccgactcgattctttccaacgatgcaactgatgctattgccttcccctttgcctttgcacgttgggcggacgagtgtgaccgttgggtatcggtagttcctcgagcagtttgactcataccatgttgtaatcgagggggattttctacccgttggggttgtgcttcttcttcttctattgcctcggtgataaaacgtgaaggacgctgaggatctcccgcctcatcaagtagaggatcctcttggttctctgctgcttcaacccaatctaacattggctctgaatcttcgttgtagaattggaggtcaatgggatcaatatctggttcctctggctccttatccaactcagcacatcgcaattttagccgcatattataatggacatatactagtttctctaaccgtctgtaggagagtctgttgcggactttcgtatgaatcaacgcaaacgttgaccaattacattcgcaaccactagatgttgttgtctgtgaaagtacacgaacggcaaccttccttaaatgtggtgcatcgcctccaaattgtaaccaccactcgactgcaataagatataaataagattttattagcataacaaataattaacattaaatataattgataatcaatatgcataacttttcctcaccaggatccatagtgtaacggcatgatatagctacaacgtcggagaatgaaccaactgtttctcgaaataatcgaccctccataagagcatcggctgcctcggtagtgtttggcaagagtcgatatataacatttcgtagtgtcgttaggaaattattttgcgttccgagagcatatcgatattgaattgccgggtttagataatacgctgcaaaacataattttgttagtatgataatttattatctaaataataataaattaagtatttttgaatatgaatttacctgcattatggatatcttgatccatatgaacttcggtccgacgatcaatgattcgtacgtattggtcggccttaaaatcatctttgaatgctttcctgacctcctctcttgctgaaatcagcatatatttaagatacggcatTTGTGGACGCTCGTCCATATCGACtttacggaggacaatataaagtggttccacaccttttatgatttctcctatagtctcccaaaatctagatgaaagaatggccttttctatcttctttccatcactcaatttcgaatatctggattcagaccattcttgtgagctagccattgccttcaagccatgtcttttttgctgtaatgattttaatgcaataaaatttgtagcaaaccgagtaattccaggtcgaagtatctcaccatttacatacttttgcattaatgcgtggacccaatgatgattatatataaactttgtaattgattgtgctcgagctacacatttcttgaccgtatccaactcaccaatatcctttagcattagatctatgcaatgagctgcacatggagtccaaaacaaagtttttcttttttccatcaattgcaaaccgacttttttgaaattcgctccattgtcggttattatttggacaacatactatggtccaatctcctctaccatagtgtccatcaagctctcaatgtagtttgcatcttggatcttttcagaaacattaacggacttatgaaacaccactcttctattgcaataaacaagaaagttgatgatactcattcttgttggtcctgtccaactgtcacacatcaatgtcaccccatattcatcccattgcctcttgaaggatttgatccaatcctttagttctgccacctcctcatctaagtacacgccgtgaatctccttcggtgttggaggttggatccccatgccagacttttgaatagaggagatcatgctctgataatatggaccttgggctgtgttggctggaatcctatgaaagttgaaccattttgagattgccttcctaatatcccgttttttttcttttgtatatgcatcgtcaatccgtgtctgtttcgctgtttgtgggggataggcttgcggatcaatatcaacaatatctggtgcggacctcctgccaagacctcttataaaaccacggagtccaccatacctcatgctactagttcggcctaactgagaaggagcagttggttgcctcatgctggttgacctctggattccactaccactaccatgctctaattgtgagtcaggtcgtcgatgcctcattgcttcatcgaccgtatgctgatgctccaatgatgcacgaatcccagctgtgagatccgggtcgacttcatcgtcgcaaccctcatactgatcataaactggttcctgtgtagccctatgatattcttcctcaactcttgccttcttttttaatgcatcttcctttgcttgtttcatcttgctttgaaataatttacggatctccgttggaaccttcttgcattttgcaacgtcaggatacccaccagccaaatgcatttttactcgagttattcctccacctttaccaatgtagtcacaataaatacattgccaatgatgacggtttccatctagctttcgggcatgaacccatgcatcatcgtgtgactgttcctttggtgccatgatcctatcaaatttaaatcaaataaactataaagtataaacatattaaattgaccaaatatcgatcataaatcactaatcacaatattaagtaattttattaaaacataactaatcatattttattatcataaatatgttacgtgcataaaagaagtattaaaatcattagatacactaattatatgattaatatagttaatttttcactaattatttctctttcaacattataaacatggcaaatactctaatagatattaaagatattggattcacataaaatcgaataaattttgattaaatcatcgtaaaaataactaattacagtattaaataactttaataaaacataattaaacttattttaccatcatatatatgttaaacacataaaagaaacattaaatatgtaattttaatccaatatgattcaaaattcaaattatgataaacttatcatttatctacactaatcatttacttctctttcaccactataaacatgacaaataccctaataggtattaaagacattaaattgatataaaatcaaacaaatttcaattaaatcatcattaaaataactaatcgcagcattaaataacttaattactctctaattaaagaaaacgaatacatacctcttgattagaaagttcttcctcttaatcttcctaaatttacctcgattgaattcacaaatcgttgttttatagagtttatgagagaaaagaaatgtttgagagagagtttaagagagtataatgaaataggggagagaagattagtttaaataggaggagaaagggctccaacggtcaatttgaccgttggagcactatagcactgctacagtgtggtaacggtcgatttcgaccgttaccgagtggtaccggtcgatttcgaccgttaccgagtggtatcgggcggtaacggtcgaaatcgaccgttaccgaatggtaccgggcggtaacggtcgaaatttcgaccgttaccgcccgatatatactttttttggtgtaccgcccggtagagggcggtccgcgtaccggtcgcctctcggaccgatacgtaccgcccgtaccgggcgatacacatcggtatggcgaaccttggtcATAACTATAGTCAAATAAACTTTTTTCTCACTAGAAAATAATACAAAGTTATATATaagaattataaagttatacttaGCAAGAGCTTGACAAATCAACATAGATTGATGGCATTAGATATTTGTTATTGAATACAGAAGAAGACAAGTTAATAGAAAAATTCATTATGACtagataaaattttaagataCTAATATAAGGATTTTTAAGAATAGGATGGAAAATAAGGCGGATTAGACTTTAGataaggataatattaatattatttggattaCGATAGCAATAAGATTAGGAGCTTAATAAAAGAGATTATCAGTGAAACTAAAGGTAGAGGTGAAGGAAGAGTTGGATGTAGTGTGAGGAAGTTCAAAAAACAattattaccataagatcatgttTTAAGGATTCGTAAAACTATAAAAACGAGGAAAAATTTTAAAGATATATAGAATCTAAAAAAGAGGTTAAAAGAGTTAATCAATACAACAAAACATAAAGCTTATAACAATTTTTATAACAAATTAGGTACTAAAAGATAAGAAAATGATATATATCGAATTACTAAAGCTAGGGAAAGAAAGTGTTAAGGATTTAGttaatattagatgcattaaggAATAGCTTGGTTAATTTATTTTACAAAAGTTCGAGATTTTTAGAGATGCTTGGTGAATGAAGAAAGAGCTTTTTCGTAACAATTTACAAAATAAGTgtgatatataaaattattctaaCTATATAGGAATTTAAATTATGTCCTACTACaaagctttaaaaaaaattatcgaaAGTAGAAAAAGATTTAAAATAAGTATCTCTAAAATTCAATTGGATCTAAGTGAGTGTTGGACAACAATGCTTTATTGTTATAACAATATTACAAAAATTGTGTTACTGAAATGAGAACATTGAAGTGGATGTGTGTAATTAATAagaaagatagaaaagaaaatatgtttATTTTCCAACAATTAGGTATTGCTTTGATAAAGAAAAAATGAGGGAGATTCGTTTAAGTTGTATGGATATATGCTTAAATGAAATACATATGTAGTAGTTAGAAGATGTAAAAAAATTACTATTGGTGATATGAGGAGAGGTAAAGGAATCAATGATATAAGAAGAGCTAAAGGAATACCTAAAAAAACTTCAAAAGGAATTATAaacaaagatttaaatactcttaacttaATTAATCATATAGATTTTAATGGATCTCAACAGTGATAGAAGATATAAGTAGCTAACCCTAGATAGTTAAGACTTTATGGTTTTGTTATTGTTGATGCACCTTACCAACTAAAATATGATTCCTTGCTCATAGTTGCATCCTTCTTACAAGGTTTGTGTAGATCTATTCTCGAGCATTTTGATGTTTTAATTCCATGCAATCTAACTACCATTCCAACTTAAAAttatattactttatattaatCTATTGATTATTTAATCGATAGATTAATATAAAGTAAATAATTTTATGTTGGAACGAATTAATATTGATTCATCAATCATGTAAGTGCTATTTAGTAGAGGGTGTGGCTTAAATTATAAACTTCACAAAAACAACCATTGCAAACTCCAAAGGAAATAGACATAAAATATTACCTCTACTTGAAAGCAATGAAAGGTCATGACCCATGTTTACAATGAAACACTATTGTATTAGAAAactaaatctaaaaatatattcATAATAGAAGTGTCCTAGAGCAGAAAAGTTGTCATTGAAAAGCTCAGGAGGCTTATGCAATGATCAACATTAGAAAGTACATGCGCATGAGGGTTACTAGGTGTTACCTTAAAGAAAGTCTAATCCAACCATCAAGATAAACCTAATAGCTGCAGTGGTTCATTGAGATTCATGACAGCACAACCTTGATGGTACACCCAAGATATTGATGATGGGAGCTAGTGGCCAGATGTGTTCATCAATAAAATCTAGTTGGCAATAAAGTACCTTAGAATGTTCTATATTTATCATTACACAAGTTACTGTCAGTAAATACTTGCATTAATTGGACCTGGGGAGCACATCAAGGACATTAATGATAGCTAACATAAAGGATAACCATAAAATCTATCTCCTTTACTAATAGAGGAATGGAGCAAAAGAGTGAGAGCAAAAGAATAATTACAGAGAACAAAAATCCCAAATGCATCTATGCGTAAGTATCCTGAAAGGTCTAAGTTTCATTCTGTTCTCTTCGGTTCTAACACTAATCTACTGTGACATGATGAACATGTCTTTGATTTCCTCTCTGTGCACCTAGATCTTCTACAATATGCTATGAACAATCTTCCTGCAGATAGTCTTCTTGTACAAATTAGAATTTTATTGATGAATCCTCTGTCATGTACTTTTATAGGAATTGGAAACAAGCATTATGGGAAAAAATTGACAGCACATGCTAGACAAAACCAATAAAAGAGAAATTATGTGAGAAAAGAATGCAAAACCTCA
Coding sequences:
- the LOC135593424 gene encoding uncharacterized protein LOC135593424 → MEKRKTLFWTPCAAHCIDLMLKDIGELDTVKKCVARAQSITKFIYNHHWVHALMQKYVNGEILRPGITRFATNFIALKSLQQKRHGLKAMASSQEWSESRYSKLSDGKKIEKAILSSRFWETIGEIIKGVEPLYIVLRKVDMDERPQMPYLKYMLISAREEVRKAFKDDFKADQYVRIIDRRTEVHMDQDIHNAAYYLNPAIQYRYALGTQNNFLTTLRNVIYRLLPNTTEAADALMEGRLFRETVGSFSDVVAISCRYTMDPVEWWLQFGGDAPHLRKVAVRVLSQTTTSSGCECNWSTFALIHTKVRNRLSYRRLEKLVYVHYNMRLKLRCAELDKEPEEPDIDPIDLQFYNEDSEPMLDWVEAAENQEDPLLDEAGDPQRPSRFITEAIEEEEAQPQRVENPPRLQHGMSQTARGTTDTQRSHSSAQRAKAKGKAIASVASLERIESGDETPSQSHSLSRSVQRHDSNTDSSASIDDGGDTGQSLVSSAQLEGGEWIEEQYFTHATQDSDHGTRQGTGQVYARKGKEKGKGKAVDEYEQMRQSIHDIDTERDSSYSQPSYYEESYGQQQYGDSWSSFSEQQHDTEQHQYMPQELPRTNMIYDDQSTISTTLMHQCHTVYQYTMSWDQFHDWVQQTYHIDMYRIEDPDPPPVEARRSFWW